aaataactgtTGATATTGCTCCAGCAAAAGCACAGAGCGAATcaacaaaaaatgaagataatgataaagGAATTGAAGGGTTGTCTAACACTTACTCCATTTCGACTTCTCTCCCcccaccctttttttttttttttttttttttttttgcaattcatcCCCATTTCTTTACTATTTTTCCTATCATTTCCTATTATTCTTCCGTCAGTCTTCCTGGGCCCTTTCTCAGTAGCATTTTCAAACATCTCGCTAGACAAGCTTCCGATCATTGCCCTCTCACAACTTGTAACTTCTGTTATGATGATCTTTGATCAGGGGTGCGTGCTTTGATAATATTCCTCCTCATCTCGGCAGTAACTGTGCGTTTGTAGCTCATTGCTTTACAACGTCTACAGAGCAAAGATCACATATTTTCCATTATGAGGGAGGCATTTGCACACTCTGAAATCAAATTTTCCAATAGCAGATCAGAGAAATTGTCATACGAGTTCTGTACTCGTACGGTAAGCTTttacaattatttctttttttcattctgcaGCACAATTTTGAAAGGCTGATCGATTgtaagtttttccttttctcaagATTTCATTGATCTGCGAACTGTTATAGTCATTGCTTGTTTCAACAATATGTTGAGTAAATCTTTAAGATCAGGGATATATTTGATATTAATAGGTCGTTTAATAAGTCTGGTTATCATGCAATGGTTCTAAGATGTCGTTATAATGTCCACTTCCACACCGGATGGTGTCTAGTCACAATACGCCAACAAGTTTGGGCTAGTGACCTTGCAGTCCTTGACAAGATTGGGAGTGGCGTTGTCTACAATCTTGGTGTAAACCTGCTCCGCAGAAAGTCCCATCCCCAACATAACAGCAGCGATACCTGAGTGGAGAGACAGAGTAACCTTGGAAACTGATCAAACCCATCAACTCGACCAATATTTCACTAGCACAATAAACATAACCCCAGCAATTCATCTCCACAATCGAAGTCAGATGGCAATACGTAAAACATAACAAACATTGCAAGTCAACTGAATAACAGATGGATTGAGATGACAACCTGGCGATACATCGAATCATAAAATACCCAGTCAGTTTAATCGGTTAAACCGTTGATCAACAAATGCTACCCCAcactattaaaaagaaaagggtaaatcagCGTTTTAAAAGGGGCGAGGAGCGACAGCGTTATACAAGTGTTGCATTCACCTCTTTTCTTGCTGTATCTAGCACATCTTACTGTTAGATTCAGCTGGATGAAATGgtaaatacaacattttaaaaacgctgtcactcctcgcgccttttaaatgttgatttacccatttctttttaagagtacacgataaaaaaagaatacaaatcaGCCATTGCAGATGCCTTTCCTTATATTAACCTTTGATAGGTCCAAGGCTTTGTAAGAAACAGTCACGTACCTGAGACATGTGGACAGGCCATGCTCGTTCCGCTCATCGTTCTGTATCCGTTGTCACTGCTGTGGCTAAGGCTGACAATGCTGGAACCAGGGGCAAACAAATCGAGGCATTTTCCGTAGTTTGAGAAATATGAACGAGTGTCGGTGCTATCGGTGGCTCCGACGGTAATggcctgagaaaaaaaaaatgaagacaagaatTATAAATGTTGTCTAGAATATGACAATTAGTAATCACCACCTTAAttccaatgaccatattcactcTTACCATActcgtcgttcccatgattttcatttaagtaatccaaagcttttacttgctcaaaagtcgattagacatcaaggtccggatacatggaacactcttcctgaggagttgaaacagtgtgcctccttgttttcattcaaagcaaagttaaagaagcacattttattacagtacaCTTCAGATACGAacttaaaacaaattatttataTGACTAATTTTTTTGGGTATTGGTTTgagatttggcacatgtgaccgctgtAGTACATACGCACATGCgcaaatttattcatttatactttttcgtcattgttgaacaaagTGTTGCTATGGTATCAGTATGTTTTGGATGAGGATTATacaaaaattatgcaaaaaagttcGGCTaattctctctgttttttttagTATTTGGTTTCGGATTTGATATGTGTGATCATTAATATATTACCTTGATgtgaaagattttattttttttttatttttttttcaattgttgGGAAATGTGTTTCATGGTAACtccatattttgaatgataatcatatgataatgtgatttcagttaatttttttttttcagatttttgggCAATTGATTTGAAATTCGGCATATGTGACTGTTATGATATGTGGGTGTGCACAATTCATCATTTGTTCACGTTGAACATTGAGTCGTTATGGTaacaatatacaaattaatTGTTAGCTGGGTTTATATTCTCGGTGTTTaacacattgagtgatagttttAGTTTTGATTTGTACACATgtgcttcatttttattttcatgctgaCGACAATGATGATTATGTCCTAAGAGGTTAGAGGCTTAGGGTTGGGGGTCGGGTGGAAATCCAGGAATCTTCTACATTAATGTTGAcgtattttttttcagtttttgaaattaatgtatgaatatatttataaatGAAGTCATGGGTTGGATGATTATATTGGAATTGTAtagtgttttttatgttttgaagtTTGATAAGGATTATGGAGTTAAGGGATGGGGATCAGGGGTTGAGTGATACTTTTTAATGATTGTTAAATGTTTCTTAGGGGCAACATGTGTGGGTTCACATGCCTACGGGCAATagtaaatgtatttacttttgtgTGCCCTGACCCTCATGTAgtctccattcatttcattttcacattgtGTAACGTGTACAGTAGAGTGTatcctttgtaatgttcattctggtttttgtttcatgtttgtgatgttaatgatatgtatcctatagtctttacctggtcgaataaataataataataataataataataataataacaataattataataataatgttggtctcccgatagcatcATCACATATCGtcccctcttccagcaaaccaattctattattctaaattccagcatatctgcccttgtgcactttcaagcacctgcacgcacattcaccaccaccaccatcacacaccagagtttattttcccctgctatcttcgcagcagaatttgtacactgcaaaaagtccggtgttaaatagtgaacaccgagctggtgttaaattttcggtgctcatttatggtgttaaattaacacctccgggtgtcatttccaaattttaaactgtgttttgaagagtttcttagtaactgcacttattgttgatttttaatttaaacaagacgatcaagaattttacattaaaatactagatttttgaaaaaatgtgaaaataaatttacaccaaagtaacaccagctggtgtggtctcttattgaagctggacgggtgttaaaccattgatattaacaccaacaaatatcaaatcaacaccatgtggtgtcatttttgaattgaCACCAGTActgtgtcaaaataacaccaggtacagtgtcaaattaacaccacgaagtgtcaagtgaacacttttcaacaccatcgcagtgcatttttaacacctgtgggtgtggtcctttattgaagtttgatcggtgttagatttaacacccgtggtgttaaatctaacaccgatgtttttacagtgtattgtTACGTCTctatcttttcctcgggccggccagcTTTTCatgcaatgcttataatggcggccctctgcatatcgtttcttaactacaattgttattctaatcactgctgcatagacatgcatgctgtatattatatcattaattttctttcatatcgttgttcATGCAATTCAAAAGACtctgtgttaaatttactttgtatattttctaCATGTTCATGGtcatgtaacttatgtatatcattgttaatgcaagtcaaacgactctgcgttgaatttactttgtatatttcctacatcTTCATGggtatgtaacttatgtatattgatttgcagaagagtatctatcaatcaaattcgatatcattttgataaaaagatcaaaCTCTGTTTTTCTGAAAGATTTTCCATGGATGAAAGGTACAGAAATAAAAGCTGtataactgtttttttttaacaattaatTTCAAGCAACCCTCCCggataaaaacacacacaaacacaagaacaaacaaacaaacaaacaaacaaacagacagaaaaccATCAGTGTATGCAACAACATTATAATAAAGACCCAGCATCACGGGAATACCGTGGCTGACAAGATTCGGATTCGCAATTTCCCGTGCAGTTTTGTAACTCATCTATAAAGTCCCTGCTCTACAATGCCGTTTTCGCCACAATTTCACAAGTTTCTGAGATCGGGAAGGATCGGGTTGAACATAAGCCGATTCGGACACAGTACGATATTAGAACGCTTTAAGAACGCTGTATTTACGACTAGCACGTGCTTGCTATGTTTTTACTACCCTGAAAGGAAATAAGACATTGCAATTTCTGCCGCTGCAGTTAGGCCAGGTTCCACTATGCCGTTCTCGCTACGATTTGACAAGTTTTTCAGGTCGGGAAGGATTGGGTAAAACCTGAGCCGATCTGGACAGAGTACGATGTTAGAACGCTCTAAGTACGCTGCAGTTACGACTACCAATTGCCTGCTACGCTCTTACTACGATGATCGGGAATGAAACATTACGATCTCTGCCGCTGCCGGTAAGCTATAGAACGATGTAGCTACGCTGTCAGTGCGATGTTGCCGATGTTATCCGATCGATGCACGCTGTATCTACGCTGTGAACGATCTATACGATCTTATCACGCTTTTACCccgttcagagagctgaaaagttCCCGATGTGCCCCGATGTACCCCGATTCGACTGTCGATCTGCAGTCAGTCAACTTATTAGCATGCAGAACCGACGAAGAAATATACTGTGGACCTCGAAGAGGCTCCTCTTCTCACGGTTCTTTTGCAGCAATGCATTGTTGTAAACAAAGACGTGCTGATTTTTCCAAATctttttcttgatgtccttgcttttatagtccgtcttcctccagttgtagatgatttcatattcgTCAAAATTCTGCTACTTAGTATgtccttttcctcctctttcagcatCACGTGCAGTCTCCCTTTCTTCGCCTTTTGGGTAGCTGCTtcgctgctttcttctcttctttttcttcatctcttcttcgaaaattacagctaaaattacttcccgttcttgtgccgatgttactacgctcagaaagaccttgttacgctcatcccgctgcgtttacgccgtcactacgctctccccgctgcgtttacgctgtcactacgctctccccgcttgccgtacgattaaaaatatgtcaattttgatcggggagatcgggaagaaattttgaaccggttcaaaatttcttcccgatctgaaaaaATGCCCGCTCCAATCCCGACCTccacacgctgctgctacgatgcttccgatccccgtacgcttttgccgctctctcccgatctgctagatcgggacagatcggggtccaaatcgtgatagtggaacgggggctttaCGCTTTAGAACGATGTAACCACGTTGTCAGTGCGATGTTCCCGATGTTATCTGATCTGTGCACGCTGTATTTACGTCCTCAACGTTAGTctttaatatataaatatgtaatcTTATCATTCTGTTTCTCCGTTGAGAGCTCAAAAATGTCCGATGTGCCAGTCAACTTTAGCATGTAGAACCAAAGAGACGGACCGCGGAAAACCTTCTAAACTCACGGTCTCTGCAGCAGTTCATCaataatagaaacaaaaaaacgTGCTGATCTTTCCGAGGCTTTTTCTTGGTGTCCTTGCTTTTATAGTTCGTCTTCTTGCTGTCGTAgatgattttacattttcaataTATTAAAATTCTACAACGTCCTCTTTTTCCTCATCCGCTGGCATCACCAGCGTGCAGTCTACCTTGTAGCTGCTtcgctgctttcttctcttctttgtcttcatattctttcTCGACAATTGCAGGAACAATGTCCTTATCCTCCGCAACAGTAACTGTTTTAGGTCTCAATCTCTTTGATTTTCTCCTGGTGGACGTTTTTGGCTGCGAATTTTCAGGCCActatggaaagaaaaaaaaaaaaaaaaaaaaaaacgtggttTGACGTAAAACCACGCGGTGAGATGGGATTGTCTAACGTGACAGGCTGTGATTGCCATGGATACCGTGTCAgtttttttaaactgtcaagAAAAAATGCCAAGGCAGTCCCGGTGCTAATGAGGAATTTTGCATACTGTGATAAACGCAACGAGACACGGCGGCACGTAATAGACCGTAACATTAATGATCATTAATCAAGATATCTGTAACAACAGTATTTTTACCATTAAGGATAATCCTCAGATtctaggcaaaaaaaaaaaaaaaaatctatagatTGTATGGGTCCTTGTACTTTTACAGGTTTTATTATACCAATACTGAATTACAAGGGGAAAAAGTACCTCTGTTGCAGAAGCAGGTGAGTAACTGCATGCAGTATCATCGTCGTTCCCAGCAGCTACCACGACGACAATTCCAGCACTTCGCGCATTCGCCACAGCTGTGTTTTGAGCACTTGAGTAGCTTCCACCAAGAGACATGGACGCCACCGATGGCTTTTCACCGTCTGATATTATCCAGTTCAGGGCTGTCAAGTTACAAGAAAAGTGAATGATCATGCTGATAACATTGACAAATAAATTCTGCCTCAGCTCAGAGTCAAAAAGTAAATAGAAACTGTGTATAGGTTAGATGGCGTAAGGCAAATGGGCATACGTTGATTTCTGGGTAgattgaaggaaaaaaagagaaaaggaaaaataatgaatgaaagaaagaaagaaagaatgaatgaaaaaccCCACCCGTACGCGGTCCTGTGCGACCTCTCTTTCTTGTCCCCACTTCAATATCGAACAAATTCTTGCTTCCACACCTCATTACCAGGAAAATGTTTTGGATACGGTCATGTAACTCACTGTATCATGGTGTCTTACACTAGCTGGGGTGGGTGACTTAATCCTTGATATTAGAGGATTACATTGCTGATATCAAGGAGTTGATGCTACAAAACTGTATGTCCCCGAAGACTACCTAGCTCTATTCATATTAACGTCGACAAATCGAGTCCACTGCCCTCACGTGTGAGAAACGGTAGAATTTGTTGCCGTACAATCATTTCAAGCCGACTGATCTCACTAATGGGTGGCACTGTTCACAACCAGAGTGTTTTCGACAGTTCCAACTTTCGACTGCCTGAACAGTATTGACTGACAACATTAAGACTCATTATGCGGTTGCGTTGTACAGATACGTATCAATCAGATCATATCAGCCACAATAATTATGCATTGTAAGGTCGTTATTTTCTCCCGCTTTGTAAATGGCACAGATTAACATTCGTACATAATGGTAATTGACAAAgccacatctctctctctctcgctctctctctctctctctctctctgaattATACTAGTAATAGAAAACAGGTTCAGAAGGATCATTGGTCAATCAGTGATCAAGTTAACACCGAGTCAGCTGGAAAATGGAATATCTCGTGACATATCAAAGAAAGATCTTGTATGTTCATACAATTTTGTGTTCTCAATGAGTATCAGACAAAATCCCATATGTGATTACgaatgtcattatcattgtacacggtacacaatctagAATAATGACAGCATTGgcaatatattattatttgtttctaaGTTAATACATTTTCAagtccggttttttttttttacttttctgtttACCTGCAATGGAATCGCTCTTGTATCCGGACCCAGCGCAGTTCAGCGTGCGTATTCCTAGGACCTTTGCCTCGTTTGCGACTCCGTATTCTGAACCGGCAGCAGTCCCGGCACAGTGTGTCCCGTGGCCCTGGCAGTCGATTCCCTGAGGTTAGTCCAGAAAGACGAGATCGACTTCGGTACATAGAACAAAGTCAAATTCAAAGTATTTAAGTCATTCATCTTCCTGTGTTCACATACGGAAACAACGCAATTATTATTGTATATAATACACCGCCATCAAAAAATGCAAGCTTATCTAATTTAAGTTTTATCACTGTGGTTATCTGTTCAATAAAAGATGCGTGTAGAGTATCAGCCTAATCAGTTTCCATGAATTATTCTGCGATTTAGGAGTAGCAACGAACACAATAATAGATTATCActgcacgcatttttttttaaaattcaatataggtgtattgacaataaaaaagaacacgCAGCTGAATAgctgaaattgtttgttttacaattAAAACATCCAACACTGTAAAGCAATATATAtaagtattacatgtatatatatatatatatatatatatatatatatatatataatttatatatatatatatatataatttttatatatatatacatatatacacataaatatattGTTTCACTAGTTACAACTGTTGACCTCTTATCCCtcaatgaaaatgtatgtattaGAATTATCAATATTGCTTTATGAATACTGAAAATATTGCAcatttataaaaacaaataattatacAGACCATTGAATAGCTGAACTAGGCACGGAATAGTTAAATTTCTGAACAATAATCTTACATCCCCACCAATCATATCCTTTGCGACAAACGCACGCCCGCCGAAGTCTGTGTGTGTCGGCCTTATACCAGTGTCAATGACGTAGATGTATTGTCCACTTCCATATCCTGATTACGATAGTGATAATAATcgcaatgaaaataataatgacgaagataataatcatataaaatgatgatgatgataatgaataaaacttatgtaactgattgacaaattgccctacatcgacgtaaataagcactgaattgatcagtgtttaagtagtagccatgataactTATGTAGTGGTTAATACTGACTTTTCCAGGCGCATTAATACGGAAATAGTGTATATTGAattaaaatacagcattatgtacatgtaatataaaaACGACAAAAATGAGGGTTGACCAAATACATAAGTTTTAAGGGATAATTTGAACTTATCAAGACAATCAGCATTTCGGATATAAAGAGGGAGTTTCTTCcaaagagatggagaaaaaacagaaaaagcccTGTTGCCATTACAGCTATAGACGCATGGACCATGTAATTGTACAGTGGAGGAAGAATGGAGAGGAtgggttgaagtggaggagaAGAGAGAAATCAGGTCTTTGAGATGAGATGGCATAAGGTTATTACCCAACTTATAAACGATGAAAAGAATTTTAAAGGTGATactttaaagtatggtgaacgagacattaaaatcaagaaaatcatataaaagaagGAAATCTCTCCTAAAACAGATTTTTAGTGTGACAtattaaaagatattcgcgTCACTGAGAAATCGCGAGTAAAAACTGACTGAATTGCTTCACCGATATTCGCTCCGGAGCAGCCgtctttttcgagccctaaaatatgacgtcacgaaatgaacaaaaccctttacgagtgcAGAAGGACAACCGAggccgccattcataaagcgcgtatttcttggtgagcggatgcaatatctggcctgtctttagtcgcctctgctttctcggctgagacattaaaacgttcaatttttaccttatattgtacggaaagattttgagtttgacatcgagagtgaaatgagtgatgacagtgacaatgaaactgatagtgacagtggcaaagtcggAGCGGTAGAAGAAGTGAGGGAGAGGCGACGGATATGGAAGGCCGCCGCGGACACAACTCGTTTGGGGCATACATGGAAACGGGCACACTGCCTCTCCATACGTATGCCCCAAAGGAACCACTTCCGCGACGGCCCTCCATAGACGGAGCCcactgtgtggatggagtggtaGCACAGCGCACAGTTCGTGACGTTCTGGTGACGTTCTGGTGGTCTAAAAGGGATCTCAAAACACCATATCTCCATCGTTCTGGAGACGTTTTTACCTTCTGCAAGTTAATTATTtctagagacttaagctttccagaaatgtataaattACCTTGTTTTAAGGTTAAGGTTTTGGGGATCCAGTGGAGGGATTTGATAACTGGAGTACTGTGGTCAGATCTTTTTGTGAGGGTCACAAGCCTAGCagctgtattttgatttttttgtagTGGTGCGATACTAGAAACAGGGAGACCAACAAGAAAAGAATTACCGTAACAAATATGAGAAGATACAAACGCATGAATAAGACTTTCAGTGGAAGACCGATGCAATAATTTGCAGATTTCACCTATTGTACAAATAATAATAGCCCAAGCAGCAGAACGACATGAGTTCCTTATATGTTTCTGAAAGTTCAGATGCTTATCAACAAGGTAAAGCAATGTGGATCGAGGCTGGTCCAGGTGAGGCTGGTGTGATGACTAAAGGCTGGCGAGACACGTGTGATTACTAAATCTATGACATTGCACTTCATTATTCATGAACATCTCAGAAatcaaatgattaaaagaaCAGGTAGAAAGAACAAATGCTAATATAGACcaatatgtgtgtatgcattatgtgtatgtgtgtgtgtgtgtgtgtgggtgtgtgtgtgtgtgtgtttgtgtgagtatgtgtgtgtgtgtgtgcgtatgtgcgtGATGATAAGAACGCACATAAGTCCGCACGTCACATTACGAGGGAAAACGATATGAAAGAATGATAAAgacatgttttaaaa
The DNA window shown above is from Diadema setosum chromosome 22, eeDiaSeto1, whole genome shotgun sequence and carries:
- the LOC140245370 gene encoding aqualysin-1-like; amino-acid sequence: MRYLFLLAFVAAATALAPFHVPTKNRIQGRYIVVLEDDVELDSFISRFKRDVSVETAIKRKFTKALNGFVIQADIAGVALNLLRSLEGVKYVEEDEVVYAYGRNRSPESWGIDRIDQRNDDLDNDMNLNGYGSGQYIYVIDTGIRPTHTDFGGRAFVAKDMIGGDGIDCQGHGTHCAGTAAGSEYGVANEAKVLGIRTLNCAGSGYKSDSIAALNWIISDGEKPSVASMSLGGSYSSAQNTAVANARSAGIVVVVAAGNDDDTACSYSPASATEAITVGATDSTDTRSYFSNYGKCLDLFAPGSSIVSLSHSSDNGYRTMSGTSMACPHVSGIAAVMLGMGLSAEQVYTKIVDNATPNLVKDCKVTSPNLLAYCD